The following coding sequences lie in one Kribbella sp. NBC_00709 genomic window:
- a CDS encoding serine hydrolase domain-containing protein, producing the protein MSLRSETAAALYAEIATAQSEWKLPSVNAGVVRYGDLVWTGSRGRFATADGGAPGPDVQYRIGSITKTLTAILVLQCRDDGLLSLNDAVGKHLPGIAFGDRTIRHLLAHSGGMNAEPEGPWWERNPGVSFDELTAAMDESQAVGPADRRHHYSNLGYGLLGELVARLRSRPWIELVQTRILDPLGMQRTTYFPSTPAAEGFSVHPFSGQLVPEPSYDSGAMAPAGQLWSTIEDLARYATFWIDPVNEVLSRDTVEEMAAPVASDPREGLTASYGLGLRLIAADPHLLIGHTGSMPGFLAGLFVDRVRRVGAVTLGNATYGRVASLPPDLVRVLTTYEPPVAQEWVPEPSLAQGTDLLGHWYWGNTPLTISVSAGILQLSGGLTSRISPVAPDLYQGRDGYLAGETLHVIRSGDEVSHLNVATFVLTRTPYGR; encoded by the coding sequence ATGTCCTTGCGTTCTGAGACTGCCGCTGCTCTGTACGCCGAGATTGCGACAGCGCAGAGCGAATGGAAGTTGCCGTCGGTCAATGCCGGTGTGGTTCGGTATGGGGACCTGGTGTGGACCGGGTCCCGCGGGCGGTTCGCGACGGCGGACGGTGGTGCGCCGGGGCCGGATGTGCAGTACCGGATCGGGTCGATCACCAAGACGCTGACGGCGATCCTGGTGCTGCAGTGCCGGGACGACGGGTTGCTGTCGCTGAACGATGCCGTCGGCAAGCATCTGCCGGGGATCGCGTTCGGGGACCGGACGATCCGGCACCTGCTCGCGCACAGTGGCGGGATGAACGCGGAGCCCGAAGGCCCTTGGTGGGAACGGAATCCGGGCGTCTCGTTCGACGAGCTGACGGCGGCGATGGACGAGTCGCAGGCGGTCGGCCCGGCCGATCGCCGGCATCACTACTCCAACCTCGGGTACGGCTTGCTCGGTGAACTCGTCGCGCGCCTCCGGAGCCGGCCGTGGATCGAGCTCGTCCAGACCCGGATCCTGGATCCGCTCGGTATGCAGCGGACGACGTACTTCCCGTCGACCCCGGCGGCCGAGGGGTTCTCGGTCCACCCGTTCAGCGGGCAGCTCGTCCCGGAGCCGTCGTACGACTCCGGTGCGATGGCCCCGGCCGGGCAGTTGTGGAGCACGATCGAGGACCTGGCCCGGTACGCGACGTTCTGGATCGATCCGGTGAACGAGGTGCTGAGCCGGGACACGGTCGAGGAGATGGCGGCTCCGGTGGCGTCGGATCCGCGCGAGGGGCTGACCGCGTCGTACGGGCTCGGCCTGCGCCTGATCGCGGCCGACCCGCACCTCCTGATCGGCCACACCGGCTCGATGCCGGGCTTCCTCGCGGGCCTGTTCGTCGACCGCGTGCGCCGCGTCGGGGCGGTGACGCTCGGCAACGCGACGTACGGCCGCGTCGCCTCGCTGCCGCCCGACCTGGTCCGCGTCCTGACGACCTACGAGCCACCCGTCGCGCAGGAGTGGGTCCCCGAGCCATCGCTTGCCCAAGGCACCGACCTCCTCGGCCACTGGTACTGGGGCAACACGCCGCTCACGATCTCCGTTTCCGCCGGCATCCTCCAACTCTCCGGCGGCCTCACCAGCCGCATCTCACCCGTCGCTCCCGACCTGTACCAAGGCCGCGACGGCTACCTCGCCGGCGAGACTCTCCACGTCATCCGCAGCGGCGATGAGGTGAGCCATCTCAACGTCGCCACGTTCGTCCTGACGAGAACCCCTTACGGGCGCTGA
- a CDS encoding helix-turn-helix domain-containing protein, with product MSGYVSWRDIRDREVARAGGEESVAAGKQELLAGVQGHRLAEIRRARGLTQAQVAERMGVTKGRVSQIEQGKISGQEVLLRYASALGGRLHQAIYFDDGDIAAIA from the coding sequence ATGAGCGGCTACGTGAGTTGGCGAGACATCCGCGATCGGGAGGTCGCGCGTGCCGGCGGCGAAGAGAGCGTCGCGGCCGGGAAGCAGGAGCTCCTGGCGGGGGTCCAAGGACACCGCTTGGCGGAGATCCGGCGCGCTCGTGGTTTGACTCAAGCTCAGGTGGCCGAGCGGATGGGCGTCACCAAGGGACGAGTCTCCCAGATCGAGCAGGGCAAGATCTCAGGGCAGGAGGTCCTCCTCCGCTACGCGTCTGCTCTCGGCGGTCGCTTGCATCAGGCAATCTATTTCGACGACGGCGATATTGCCGCGATCGCCTGA
- a CDS encoding type II toxin-antitoxin system RelE/ParE family toxin — translation MAMQEWEVYIVDEVREWIDGLDDAAHRRVVQAIDALAEVGPGLGRPLVDTITGSRLPNLKELRPGTVRILFAFDPWRSSILLVAGDKAGRWKVWYDEAIPLAEHRYEIYVKERQADEEGDR, via the coding sequence ATGGCGATGCAAGAGTGGGAGGTCTACATCGTCGATGAGGTCCGTGAGTGGATCGACGGCTTGGACGACGCGGCACATCGGCGGGTTGTGCAGGCGATTGATGCGCTGGCTGAGGTAGGTCCGGGGCTCGGACGGCCGCTGGTCGACACCATCACCGGATCCCGGCTGCCCAACCTCAAGGAGTTGAGACCGGGAACCGTGCGGATCTTGTTTGCGTTCGACCCCTGGCGATCGAGCATCCTACTGGTCGCCGGGGACAAGGCCGGCCGGTGGAAGGTTTGGTACGACGAGGCGATCCCGCTCGCGGAGCACCGTTACGAGATCTATGTGAAGGAACGACAGGCCGACGAGGAGGGCGATCGATGA